In one Parvibaculum sp. genomic region, the following are encoded:
- a CDS encoding polysaccharide deacetylase family protein — MGRISTLAGIVVVALFAATAAYANENTCPGDPGYAAETRVVTVPTTGGPAYGNMQYPQTVPLGPKEVVLTFDDGPDPESTLRILDTLDRHCVKATFFMVGYYAARHPEIVREVAARGHIIGTHTWLHPNSLRSYSLAQAQREIRRGFEAVEAALASAPAEDRQRLAPFFRFPGLNDSAALIRWLGERHVATFSCEFGADDWKPIGSAEVRRRAIRNIASVGRGILILHDTKPRTADMLSSFIVTMREQGYSFVQLAPEPESRIRAAAVSDALIGAVEPLAVADIRPATAVAEPSLEPDAALH, encoded by the coding sequence GTGGGACGCATTTCGACACTGGCGGGAATTGTGGTTGTGGCGCTGTTCGCCGCCACCGCTGCATATGCAAACGAAAATACCTGCCCGGGCGATCCCGGCTATGCCGCGGAGACCCGCGTCGTAACGGTGCCGACGACCGGCGGGCCCGCCTATGGCAACATGCAATATCCGCAGACCGTGCCGCTGGGCCCGAAGGAAGTGGTCCTGACCTTCGACGATGGACCGGACCCCGAAAGCACCCTGCGCATTCTCGATACGCTGGATCGTCACTGCGTCAAGGCGACCTTCTTCATGGTCGGTTACTACGCCGCGAGGCATCCCGAAATCGTGCGCGAGGTCGCCGCGCGCGGTCACATCATCGGCACGCATACATGGCTTCACCCCAATAGTCTGCGCAGCTACTCGCTTGCCCAGGCGCAACGCGAAATCCGCCGCGGCTTCGAAGCCGTTGAAGCCGCGCTCGCGAGTGCACCCGCGGAAGACCGTCAGCGCCTCGCGCCCTTTTTCCGCTTTCCGGGCCTCAACGACAGCGCCGCGCTCATTCGCTGGCTCGGCGAACGGCATGTGGCGACATTTTCCTGCGAGTTCGGCGCCGATGACTGGAAGCCGATCGGCTCGGCCGAAGTCCGCCGCCGCGCCATCCGCAACATCGCCTCGGTCGGGCGCGGCATCCTGATCCTGCACGACACCAAGCCGCGCACCGCCGACATGCTGTCATCCTTCATCGTGACGATGCGCGAGCAGGGCTACAGCTTCGTCCAGCTCGCGCCGGAGCCGGAAAGCCGCATCCGCGCCGCCGCCGTTTCGGATGCACTGATCGGCGCCGTGGAACCGCTGGCGGTTGCCGATATTCGGCCAGCAACCGCTGTCGCGGAACCTTCGCTTGAGCCCGATGCGGCACTTCACTAG
- a CDS encoding DUF882 domain-containing protein yields the protein MKRNTSQSITRRTALTLTAGAGALLAAPSILRADAPHKRVLNLQSLNSGEKLNIVYWADGDYLPDAIMRVDWFMRDLRENKAAPTDPRLLDLLHDIDANTRSKNPIYTMSGYRTERTNAWLDARGNGVDPGSFHMRGMAIDITQDFHDPEEVYRVAKKLGRGGAGFYPTKTPYAHVDVGPVDAWVYPAPGRPGRDEEYDRLRAEAETQTG from the coding sequence ATGAAAAGAAATACATCGCAATCGATAACGCGCCGCACGGCGTTGACGCTGACGGCCGGTGCCGGTGCGCTGCTCGCCGCGCCGTCGATCCTGCGCGCCGATGCGCCGCACAAGCGGGTGCTCAACCTGCAGAGCCTCAATTCCGGCGAGAAACTCAACATCGTCTATTGGGCGGATGGCGACTACCTGCCGGACGCAATCATGCGCGTCGACTGGTTCATGCGCGACCTGCGCGAGAACAAGGCGGCACCGACCGATCCGCGCCTGCTCGATCTTCTCCACGACATCGACGCCAACACGCGCTCGAAAAACCCGATCTACACCATGTCGGGCTACCGCACCGAACGCACCAACGCCTGGCTCGATGCGCGCGGCAACGGCGTCGACCCCGGCAGCTTCCATATGCGCGGCATGGCGATCGACATCACGCAGGATTTTCACGACCCGGAGGAAGTCTACCGCGTGGCGAAAAAGCTCGGTCGCGGCGGCGCCGGCTTCTATCCAACAAAAACGCCTTACGCGCATGTCGATGTCGGGCCCGTCGACGCTTGGGTCTATCCGGCGCCGGGCCGGCCGGGCCGCGACGAGGAATATGACCGGTTGCGGGCCGAGGCCGAAACGCAGACAGGCTGA
- the phaR gene encoding polyhydroxyalkanoate synthesis repressor PhaR produces MAKKTSSTDDDVIVIKKYANRRLYNTATSSYVTLEHLCEMVKQSKEFVVRDAKTGEDITRSVLTQIIFEEEGKGQNLLPINFLRQLIRFYGDSLQSFIPSYLEMSMNSFSKEQEKLRNRVVGVLGGRERLGQFEDQIRQNLEVFDNAMRMFSPFGRGGSNAEREAKEPSKSEKPGEKAGAREGELDELKRQIALMQAQLEALSKK; encoded by the coding sequence GTGGCCAAAAAGACATCATCCACGGACGATGACGTCATCGTCATCAAGAAATACGCAAACCGGCGCCTCTACAACACCGCGACATCGAGCTATGTGACGCTCGAGCATCTTTGCGAAATGGTGAAGCAGAGCAAGGAGTTCGTGGTTCGCGACGCCAAGACCGGCGAAGACATCACCCGCTCGGTGCTGACCCAGATCATTTTCGAGGAGGAAGGCAAGGGCCAGAACCTTCTGCCGATCAATTTTTTGCGTCAGTTGATCCGCTTCTACGGCGACAGCCTGCAGAGCTTCATTCCCTCCTACCTTGAAATGAGCATGAACAGCTTTTCAAAGGAGCAGGAGAAGCTGCGCAACCGTGTCGTCGGCGTTCTGGGCGGCCGCGAGCGGCTCGGCCAGTTCGAGGACCAGATTCGCCAGAACCTCGAAGTCTTCGACAATGCAATGCGCATGTTCTCGCCCTTCGGACGCGGCGGCTCAAATGCCGAACGCGAGGCGAAGGAGCCGTCCAAGTCGGAAAAGCCGGGAGAAAAAGCTGGCGCGCGCGAAGGCGAACTCGACGAACTGAAACGTCAAATCGCGCTCATGCAGGCGCAGCTCGAAGCCTTGTCGAAGAAATAA
- the phbB gene encoding acetoacetyl-CoA reductase: MTKVALVTGGTRGIGHAISLALKAAGYEVAANYAGNDEAAAAFTKETGIKAFKWNVGDYEACVKGIAEVEAALGPVDVLVNNAGITRDGMLHKMTPAQWREVISVDLDSMFNMCQPLIAGMRDRGFGRIVNISSINGQKGQMGQTNYSAAKAGVIGFTKALAQEVARKGITVNCIAPGYIDTDMVAAVPEKVLDGIIATIPVGRLGKAEEIAHCVTFLADEKASFVTGATITANGAQFIAG, translated from the coding sequence ATGACAAAAGTTGCGCTGGTCACGGGCGGTACGCGGGGCATCGGTCATGCCATTTCGCTGGCGCTGAAGGCGGCCGGCTATGAGGTCGCGGCCAATTATGCCGGAAACGACGAAGCGGCCGCCGCCTTCACGAAGGAAACCGGCATCAAGGCGTTCAAATGGAATGTCGGCGACTACGAGGCTTGCGTGAAAGGCATTGCCGAGGTCGAGGCGGCGCTCGGGCCGGTCGATGTGCTGGTCAACAATGCCGGCATCACGCGCGACGGCATGTTGCACAAGATGACGCCGGCGCAATGGCGCGAAGTCATCAGCGTCGATCTCGATTCGATGTTCAACATGTGCCAGCCGCTGATCGCCGGTATGCGGGATCGCGGTTTCGGCCGCATCGTCAATATCTCGTCGATCAACGGCCAGAAAGGCCAGATGGGCCAGACGAACTATTCGGCCGCCAAGGCTGGCGTCATCGGCTTCACCAAGGCGCTGGCGCAGGAAGTGGCGCGGAAGGGCATCACGGTCAATTGCATCGCGCCCGGCTATATCGACACCGACATGGTGGCCGCCGTGCCCGAAAAAGTGCTCGACGGCATCATTGCCACGATCCCGGTCGGCCGTCTCGGTAAGGCGGAGGAAATCGCCCATTGCGTGACGTTCCTCGCCGACGAAAAAGCGAGCTTCGTCACCGGCGCGACGATCACGGCCAATGGCGCGCAATTTATTGCGGGATAG
- a CDS encoding class I SAM-dependent methyltransferase has product MPMDVIDLRDFYGRRLGRVARQHIGRRIQAVWPDVTGLNVLGLGFATPYLGPFAAKAQRVIGLMPARQGVLHWPSEGKCLSGLVDERELPLEDESMDRVLVVHGLEASEALRVMLRQIWRVLAPGGRLLIVVPNRRGLWARREATPFGHGQPFSRGQLTQLLRESMFSPSTWEVALFAPPFDWRPLLRSAGAWERVGHMLWPRFSGVILVEATKQIYAATPLPVSQKVAQRVRALAPLPAPARSVRSFDES; this is encoded by the coding sequence ATGCCCATGGATGTCATCGATCTCCGGGATTTTTACGGACGCCGCCTCGGCCGCGTTGCACGCCAGCATATCGGCCGCCGCATTCAGGCGGTGTGGCCGGATGTGACCGGGCTCAATGTGCTCGGCCTTGGCTTTGCGACGCCTTATCTCGGTCCGTTCGCGGCCAAGGCGCAGCGTGTCATCGGTCTTATGCCTGCGCGGCAGGGCGTGCTGCACTGGCCGTCGGAGGGAAAATGCCTGAGCGGTCTTGTCGACGAGCGCGAATTGCCGCTTGAGGACGAGAGCATGGATCGTGTTCTGGTTGTGCACGGACTTGAGGCCAGCGAGGCGCTGCGCGTCATGCTGCGGCAAATCTGGCGCGTGTTGGCGCCGGGCGGACGCCTGTTGATTGTCGTGCCCAACAGGCGGGGCCTCTGGGCGCGGCGCGAGGCGACGCCGTTCGGTCATGGACAGCCTTTTTCGCGCGGTCAGCTGACGCAGTTGCTGCGTGAATCCATGTTCAGCCCGTCGACATGGGAGGTTGCGCTTTTTGCGCCGCCTTTCGACTGGCGTCCGCTGCTGCGGTCGGCGGGCGCCTGGGAGCGGGTCGGTCACATGCTCTGGCCGCGCTTTTCGGGCGTCATTCTGGTCGAGGCGACCAAGCAGATTTATGCAGCCACGCCCTTGCCCGTCTCGCAAAAGGTCGCGCAGCGCGTTCGGGCGCTTGCGCCGCTTCCGGCGCCGGCGCGATCCGTACGCAGCTTCGACGAGAGCTAG
- a CDS encoding helix-turn-helix transcriptional regulator, with translation MALFFDQQWFDDRLQATGLTRDDVAAALGLSRPEVDEIWKDQREVTPNQVAMLARLLSAPAAEIVNRAGVATPSPSQPPAGDAALASRLADIDARLTRIERAIADLQSLVLATRGN, from the coding sequence ATGGCGCTTTTCTTCGATCAGCAATGGTTCGACGACCGATTGCAGGCAACCGGCCTGACGCGCGACGACGTGGCCGCAGCGCTCGGGCTTTCGCGACCGGAAGTCGATGAAATCTGGAAGGATCAGCGCGAGGTCACACCCAATCAGGTGGCGATGCTGGCGCGCTTGCTCAGCGCGCCGGCCGCCGAAATCGTCAACAGGGCCGGCGTCGCAACGCCGTCGCCTTCTCAACCGCCGGCCGGCGATGCGGCGCTCGCCAGCCGGCTGGCCGACATCGATGCGCGGCTGACGCGCATCGAACGCGCGATTGCCGATCTGCAATCGCTCGTTCTGGCAACGCGGGGAAACTGA
- a CDS encoding SDR family oxidoreductase, translating to MQDAFKKKVLAGKTAFVAGASSGINLGIAQHFARAGAKIALISRSHEKITTAAQTIKDEGFEAIGMAADVRDFNSVDMAMKQAHDRFGKFDIVISGAAGNFVAPALGMSSNGFKTVVDIDLIGTFNVLRASFQYLNRPGASLISITAPQAVNPSLFQAHVCAAKAGINMLTKCLAMEWGPAGVRVNAISPGPIADTEGMARLAPSVEAEKLIKSRIALRDYGTKTDIADTALFLSTDNAKYITGTIVDCDGGSKLGDAGADALGDFK from the coding sequence ATGCAGGACGCGTTCAAGAAAAAAGTGCTGGCGGGCAAAACCGCATTCGTTGCCGGTGCGTCCAGCGGCATCAATCTCGGCATCGCGCAGCATTTTGCGCGGGCGGGCGCCAAAATCGCGTTGATCAGCCGCAGCCACGAAAAAATCACGACCGCCGCGCAGACGATCAAGGATGAAGGTTTCGAGGCGATCGGCATGGCGGCCGATGTGCGCGATTTCAATTCGGTCGATATGGCGATGAAACAGGCCCATGACCGTTTCGGCAAGTTCGACATCGTGATTTCGGGCGCCGCCGGAAACTTCGTCGCGCCGGCGCTGGGCATGTCCTCCAACGGCTTCAAGACCGTCGTCGATATCGACCTCATCGGCACCTTCAACGTGCTGCGCGCGTCCTTCCAGTATCTCAATCGTCCGGGCGCCTCGCTGATTTCGATCACGGCGCCGCAGGCGGTCAATCCGTCGCTCTTCCAGGCTCATGTCTGCGCGGCCAAGGCCGGAATCAACATGCTGACCAAATGCCTTGCGATGGAATGGGGTCCGGCCGGCGTGCGCGTCAACGCGATTTCGCCGGGGCCGATCGCCGATACGGAAGGCATGGCGCGGCTGGCGCCGTCGGTGGAGGCCGAAAAGCTGATCAAGTCGCGCATTGCGTTGCGCGACTACGGCACCAAGACCGATATCGCCGACACGGCGCTTTTCCTTTCGACCGACAACGCGAAATATATCACCGGCACTATCGTCGATTGCGATGGCGGCTCGAAGCTCGGCGATGCCGGCGCGGATGCGCTGGGCGATTTCAAGTAA
- a CDS encoding enoyl-CoA hydratase-related protein, with translation MAKAERILPADFTCVLYEVRDHVAIVTINRPERRNALNRRAYDEVEAAFRAASADPDVRCVVVTGADPAFCSGEDVKEMMTGEQRDKSVARLTAVRPEPTPAAVAALECDRPVIAAVNGAAVGWGMELTLFADIRIASEQARFGEIFIKRGLISDVGGLWRLPAIVGPAKAAELLFTGDVIDASEALRIGLVSEVVPHEKLMESALALAGRIAVNAPLALRYMKDGLRRTSYGDLREIGSWVSATLGRLFETEDHREGVRSFLEKRAPEFKGR, from the coding sequence ATGGCGAAGGCGGAACGGATTTTACCGGCGGATTTCACCTGCGTTCTCTACGAAGTTCGCGATCATGTTGCGATCGTCACGATCAACCGCCCGGAACGGCGCAATGCGCTCAATCGGCGCGCCTATGACGAGGTGGAGGCGGCCTTTCGGGCGGCCTCGGCCGATCCGGATGTGCGCTGCGTCGTCGTCACGGGCGCCGATCCGGCCTTCTGTTCCGGCGAGGACGTCAAGGAGATGATGACGGGCGAGCAGCGCGACAAGAGCGTCGCGCGGCTGACGGCCGTTCGGCCCGAGCCGACGCCGGCCGCCGTTGCGGCGCTTGAATGCGACCGTCCGGTGATTGCCGCCGTCAATGGTGCGGCCGTCGGCTGGGGTATGGAGCTGACGCTATTCGCCGACATCCGCATCGCATCGGAACAGGCAAGGTTCGGCGAGATATTCATCAAGCGCGGGCTGATCTCCGATGTCGGCGGCTTGTGGCGGCTGCCGGCGATTGTCGGTCCGGCCAAGGCAGCCGAGCTCCTCTTCACCGGTGACGTCATCGACGCAAGCGAGGCGCTGCGCATCGGGCTTGTCAGCGAGGTGGTGCCGCATGAGAAGCTGATGGAGAGTGCGCTGGCGCTTGCGGGTCGCATCGCGGTCAACGCGCCGCTTGCGCTTCGCTATATGAAAGACGGTCTGCGCCGCACCTCCTATGGCGATCTACGCGAGATCGGCAGCTGGGTCAGCGCAACGCTTGGGCGATTGTTCGAAACGGAAGATCATCGCGAGGGCGTGCGCAGTTTTCTCGAAAAACGCGCGCCCGAATTCAAGGGACGCTGA
- a CDS encoding acetyl-CoA C-acetyltransferase, whose translation MSKSGTEVVIVGAARTPVGAFNGSLSGLPAHELGRIAVAAAIERAGVDKAQISEVILGQILQAGQGQNPARQAAINAGLPVEVPAWSVNQLCGSGLRAVALGFQAIVNGDSEIVVAGGQESMSQAHHSAYLRAGQKMGALDFADTMIKDGLWDAFNGYHMGQTAENVAARWQITREEQDAFAVASQNKAEAAQKAGKFKDEIAPVTIKTRKGDTIVDTDEYIKSGVTLEGIKGLKPAFQKEGGSVTAANASGINDGAAAVVLMSAERAKKEGRKVMGRIVSWAHAGVDPAVMGTGPIPASRAALKQAGWSPDDLDLVEANEAFAAQALAVNKDLGWDVSKVNVNGGAIAIGHPIGASGARVLVTLLHEMEKRDAKKGLATLCIGGGMGIAMCIARD comes from the coding sequence ATGAGCAAATCCGGTACCGAGGTGGTGATTGTCGGCGCGGCGCGTACGCCCGTCGGCGCGTTTAACGGCTCTTTGTCCGGCTTGCCGGCCCATGAGCTTGGCCGCATCGCCGTCGCCGCGGCGATCGAGCGCGCCGGCGTCGACAAGGCACAGATTTCCGAAGTCATTCTGGGCCAGATCCTGCAGGCCGGTCAGGGGCAGAACCCCGCCCGTCAGGCCGCGATCAATGCCGGGCTGCCGGTCGAAGTGCCGGCCTGGAGCGTCAACCAGCTCTGCGGTTCGGGCCTGCGTGCCGTCGCGCTCGGCTTTCAGGCGATCGTCAATGGCGACAGCGAGATCGTGGTCGCCGGCGGGCAGGAGAGCATGAGCCAGGCGCATCACTCGGCCTATTTGCGGGCCGGGCAGAAGATGGGCGCGCTCGATTTTGCCGATACGATGATCAAGGACGGGCTGTGGGATGCGTTCAACGGCTACCACATGGGGCAGACGGCCGAGAATGTCGCCGCGCGCTGGCAGATCACGCGCGAGGAACAGGATGCCTTTGCGGTCGCCTCGCAGAACAAGGCCGAAGCCGCGCAGAAGGCCGGAAAGTTCAAGGACGAGATCGCGCCTGTCACGATCAAGACACGCAAGGGCGACACGATTGTCGACACCGATGAATACATCAAGTCCGGCGTCACGCTCGAGGGTATCAAGGGGCTGAAGCCGGCATTCCAGAAAGAGGGCGGGTCGGTGACGGCGGCGAACGCCTCCGGCATCAATGACGGCGCGGCGGCGGTGGTGCTGATGAGCGCCGAGCGCGCGAAGAAGGAAGGCCGCAAAGTGATGGGGCGGATCGTCTCCTGGGCGCATGCCGGCGTCGATCCGGCGGTGATGGGCACGGGCCCGATCCCGGCCTCGCGTGCGGCGCTGAAGCAGGCCGGCTGGTCGCCCGACGATCTCGATCTCGTGGAGGCCAATGAGGCGTTTGCCGCGCAGGCGCTGGCTGTCAACAAGGACCTCGGTTGGGATGTTTCCAAGGTCAACGTCAATGGCGGCGCCATCGCCATCGGCCATCCGATCGGTGCATCGGGCGCGCGTGTGCTGGTGACGCTGCTGCATGAGATGGAAAAGCGGGACGCCAAGAAGGGTCTTGCGACGCTCTGCATCGGCGGCGGCATGGGCATTGCCATGTGTATTGCGCGCGACTAA
- a CDS encoding cupin domain-containing protein, with protein sequence MTADEIISLLCLEPHPEGGYFVETFRDAAGSGRARSTAIYYLLKAGERSHWHRVDAAEIWHWHAGGPLSLSISADGKMHETWILGPDLAGGQRPQLVVPKGHWQAAEPQGDFTLVGCTVAPGFEFSGFEMAPPGWSPRR encoded by the coding sequence ATGACGGCCGACGAGATCATCTCGCTGCTCTGCCTCGAACCGCACCCCGAAGGCGGATATTTCGTCGAGACTTTTCGCGATGCCGCCGGCAGCGGTCGCGCCCGTTCGACGGCCATCTACTATCTGTTGAAGGCCGGCGAACGCTCGCATTGGCATCGCGTCGATGCCGCCGAAATCTGGCACTGGCATGCGGGCGGGCCCTTGTCGCTCTCGATCAGCGCCGACGGCAAGATGCACGAAACATGGATACTCGGCCCCGATCTCGCGGGCGGTCAGCGGCCTCAACTGGTGGTTCCGAAAGGTCACTGGCAGGCGGCGGAGCCGCAAGGCGATTTCACCCTTGTCGGCTGCACCGTCGCGCCCGGCTTCGAGTTCTCGGGCTTTGAAATGGCGCCGCCAGGCTGGAGCCCGCGCCGTTAA
- a CDS encoding GGDEF and EAL domain-containing protein — protein sequence MDSKTQDARRVGGTSGFNGYEAQTDDLLRGAVTAVGDAAYRWSIDDDRIDWGPGVGVLFGISDISAIATHRDFTSRIALEGPSRYERICLSREGDAGQGVPYELEYQIRDDFGGMRWIEDRGRWFAGEDGTPAHAIGVMRAIDERHNREALLVRLSTYDELTGLLNRVRLKEALGEALIAAQRGRQNSAFLLLAVDNLALINDAFGFDVADEVIVCIGERLTGLARRGDSLGRYAGNKFGLVLNNCSEERLSDVCERLLAEVRDRVVVTARGPVAVTVSAGSIALPGHASSVDQALARAEEALVSAKQKLRNSHVIYAPSREREKTRLRNINVADELITALNDRRIRIAYQPIVDARTGEPALHECLVRMERPDGTIVPAGHFVPVAEKLGLIGLLDYRVMELAVDTLRERGDVKLSLNISGRTIGDRLWRDTLAAHLHAAPGFAERLVIEITETVAIHEIGELTEFVGGFRDLGCQIAIDDFGAGYTSFRNLKTLDVDLVKIDGSYVIDLVNNRDNQFFVRTLVDLAHNFNLPTVAEWVSNAEEVEMLRNLGVEYLQGFYLGEPALALPAARGSGVISSTRLRAAPA from the coding sequence GTGGACTCGAAGACGCAGGATGCGCGCAGAGTCGGTGGGACGTCGGGCTTCAACGGCTATGAAGCGCAAACGGACGATCTGCTGAGAGGTGCCGTGACGGCGGTGGGCGATGCCGCCTATCGCTGGTCGATCGACGATGACCGGATCGATTGGGGTCCGGGCGTCGGTGTGCTTTTCGGAATTTCCGATATATCGGCGATTGCGACGCATCGCGACTTCACGTCGCGGATCGCGCTTGAAGGCCCGAGCCGCTACGAGCGCATCTGCCTTTCGCGCGAAGGCGATGCCGGCCAGGGCGTTCCCTACGAACTCGAATATCAGATTCGCGACGATTTCGGCGGGATGCGCTGGATCGAAGATCGCGGCCGCTGGTTTGCCGGCGAAGATGGAACGCCGGCGCATGCCATTGGCGTCATGCGGGCGATCGACGAGCGCCACAACCGCGAAGCGCTGCTGGTGCGTCTTTCGACCTATGATGAGCTGACAGGTCTGCTCAATCGTGTGCGGTTGAAAGAGGCGCTTGGCGAGGCGCTGATCGCGGCGCAGCGCGGCCGCCAGAATTCTGCCTTCCTTCTGCTCGCGGTCGACAATCTGGCGCTCATCAACGACGCATTCGGCTTCGACGTCGCCGACGAGGTGATCGTCTGCATCGGCGAGCGGTTGACCGGCCTTGCCCGGCGCGGCGACTCGCTCGGGCGCTATGCCGGCAACAAGTTCGGCCTTGTCCTCAACAATTGCAGTGAAGAACGCCTCAGCGACGTTTGCGAAAGGCTTCTCGCCGAGGTGCGCGACCGTGTGGTCGTCACGGCGCGCGGGCCGGTCGCCGTCACCGTGTCAGCCGGTTCGATCGCGCTTCCGGGGCACGCGTCCAGTGTCGACCAGGCGCTGGCGCGCGCCGAAGAGGCGCTTGTGTCGGCCAAGCAGAAGCTGCGCAATTCGCACGTCATTTACGCGCCGTCACGCGAGCGCGAAAAAACCCGGCTGCGCAACATCAACGTTGCCGACGAACTCATCACCGCGCTCAACGACCGGCGCATCCGCATCGCCTATCAGCCGATCGTCGATGCCCGCACCGGCGAGCCTGCGTTGCATGAATGTCTTGTGCGGATGGAGCGGCCCGACGGCACCATCGTTCCGGCGGGGCATTTCGTTCCGGTGGCGGAGAAGCTCGGGCTGATCGGGTTGCTCGACTATCGGGTGATGGAACTGGCGGTCGATACGTTGCGCGAGCGCGGCGACGTCAAGCTGTCGCTCAATATTTCGGGCCGGACCATTGGCGACAGGTTGTGGCGCGATACGCTTGCTGCGCATCTTCATGCGGCCCCCGGATTTGCCGAGCGTCTGGTCATCGAGATTACCGAGACGGTGGCGATCCACGAGATCGGGGAACTGACCGAATTCGTTGGCGGGTTCCGCGATCTCGGCTGCCAGATCGCCATCGACGATTTCGGCGCCGGTTACACTTCGTTCCGCAATCTCAAGACGCTGGATGTCGATCTGGTCAAGATCGACGGCTCCTATGTGATCGACCTGGTGAACAATCGCGACAACCAGTTCTTCGTGCGCACGCTGGTCGACCTGGCGCACAACTTCAACCTGCCGACGGTCGCCGAATGGGTCAGCAATGCAGAGGAGGTCGAGATGCTGCGCAATCTCGGCGTCGAATATTTGCAGGGCTTCTATCTGGGTGAGCCGGCGTTGGCTCTGCCGGCCGCGCGGGGCTCGGGCGTTATTTCTTCGACAAGGCTTCGAGCTGCGCCTGCATGA
- the gloB gene encoding hydroxyacylglutathione hydrolase has protein sequence MTGLQIHQIPCLSDNYGYLVHEPSSGATASIDTPEVEPILKALADRGWKLTHILNTHHHFDHAGGNAALKEKTGCMVIGPRGEKDLIPGIDRAVGEGDIVELGAAKARVIDVPGHTRGHIAYSFADDKVAFVGDTLFALGCGRLFEGTPQQMWTSLNKLMALPDDTTVYCAHEYTQSNARFALSVEPQNAALVARAREIDEKRARGEWTVPTTIGLEKATNPFLRAASPDLRLTVGMQSASDVEVFAETRKRKDNF, from the coding sequence ATGACCGGCCTCCAGATCCATCAGATCCCTTGTCTGAGCGACAATTACGGATATCTGGTGCATGAACCGTCCTCCGGCGCCACCGCGTCGATCGACACGCCCGAAGTCGAGCCGATCCTGAAGGCACTCGCCGACAGGGGCTGGAAGCTGACGCACATCCTGAATACCCATCATCATTTCGACCACGCCGGCGGGAATGCCGCGTTGAAGGAGAAAACCGGCTGCATGGTGATCGGTCCGCGGGGCGAGAAGGACCTGATCCCCGGCATCGATCGCGCCGTCGGCGAAGGCGACATCGTCGAACTCGGCGCGGCGAAGGCCCGCGTCATCGACGTTCCGGGCCACACGCGTGGCCATATCGCCTACAGCTTTGCCGACGACAAGGTGGCTTTTGTCGGCGACACATTGTTTGCGCTTGGTTGCGGACGCCTGTTCGAGGGAACGCCGCAACAGATGTGGACCTCGCTCAACAAGCTGATGGCGCTGCCTGACGACACGACGGTCTATTGCGCGCATGAATACACACAGTCGAACGCGCGCTTCGCGCTCAGCGTCGAGCCGCAGAATGCCGCGCTTGTCGCCCGTGCGCGGGAAATCGACGAAAAACGTGCCCGCGGCGAATGGACGGTCCCAACGACCATCGGTCTCGAAAAGGCGACCAACCCCTTCCTGCGCGCGGCGAGCCCCGATCTGCGCCTGACCGTCGGCATGCAGAGCGCTTCGGATGTCGAGGTCTTTGCCGAGACACGCAAGCGCAAGGACAATTTCTGA